The uncultured Hyphomonas sp. genome includes a window with the following:
- a CDS encoding putative peptidoglycan glycosyltransferase FtsW, with translation MSYTATAPFLARSDTSWFMEWRRTVDWGLLAGAFFLMAIGLLMSLAAGPSAAARIGYDNPYFFPMRQSMFAAAGVILLLGTSMLDRAWARRFAAVLLLGCIGLMVYILVGGGHEAKGAHRWIRVAGFSLQPSEVAKPALIVMSGWLLAQRELYPNRIWEVVAFIFFAVTVGLFLLQPDVGQSFLLTAAFIVTFFVSGLPWRWGAAFAGGGVALGGLLYALLPHVRDRLRGFANVQHGDHSQIDRAAEAIGRGGLFGVGPGEGLVKAHLPDAHTDFIFAVMAEEFGLVAAIVLLAAFALMLLRGFRASARVEDGYARAASAGLFTLFGLQAAINLAVNLALIPPKGMTLPFVSYGGSSMLGTALTLGLALALVRGQGTRTRGRYG, from the coding sequence TTGAGCTATACAGCCACAGCGCCATTTCTTGCCCGGTCAGATACGTCCTGGTTTATGGAGTGGCGGCGCACAGTCGATTGGGGCCTCCTGGCGGGGGCGTTCTTCCTGATGGCGATCGGCCTTCTGATGTCGCTGGCGGCTGGCCCAAGTGCAGCGGCGCGCATCGGCTACGACAATCCCTATTTCTTCCCGATGCGCCAATCGATGTTTGCGGCGGCGGGCGTGATCCTGCTGCTGGGCACCAGCATGCTGGACCGGGCCTGGGCGCGGCGCTTTGCTGCGGTGCTGCTGCTGGGCTGTATCGGGCTGATGGTCTACATCCTCGTCGGCGGCGGACATGAGGCGAAAGGCGCGCATCGCTGGATCCGGGTCGCAGGCTTTTCGCTGCAGCCGTCCGAAGTGGCCAAGCCTGCGCTGATCGTCATGTCCGGCTGGTTGCTTGCGCAGCGCGAGCTCTATCCGAACCGGATCTGGGAAGTCGTCGCGTTCATCTTCTTCGCAGTCACGGTCGGCCTGTTCCTGCTGCAGCCGGATGTCGGTCAGTCCTTCCTGCTGACGGCGGCCTTTATCGTCACTTTCTTCGTCAGCGGCCTGCCCTGGCGCTGGGGGGCGGCCTTTGCCGGGGGCGGTGTCGCGCTCGGCGGCCTGCTCTATGCCCTCCTGCCACACGTGCGAGACCGGCTGCGGGGCTTTGCCAATGTCCAGCATGGCGACCATTCCCAGATCGATCGGGCGGCCGAAGCCATCGGCCGGGGCGGCCTCTTCGGCGTCGGCCCGGGGGAGGGGCTCGTTAAGGCCCACCTGCCTGATGCGCATACGGATTTTATCTTCGCTGTCATGGCGGAGGAGTTCGGCCTCGTCGCCGCGATCGTTCTGCTGGCGGCTTTTGCGTTGATGCTCCTGCGCGGCTTCCGGGCCTCGGCCCGGGTGGAGGATGGCTATGCCCGTGCAGCAAGTGCCGGACTTTTCACGCTTTTCGGTCTTCAGGCTGCCATAAACCTGGCGGTAAATCTGGCTCTGATCCCGCCGAAAGGGATGACACTGCCATTTGTCTCCTATGGTGGCTCGTCCATGCTCGGCACGGCATTGACTCTGGGCCTTGCGCTGGCACTTGTGCGCGGACAAGGTACGCGCACAAGGGGCCGGTATGGCTGA
- the murD gene encoding UDP-N-acetylmuramoyl-L-alanine--D-glutamate ligase: MIPITEYAGRDVAVFGLGRTGLSAAKALKAGGARVHAWDDNEDTRRQAEAAGLTLSDINKRDWQTFAALVLSPGIPYKFPQPHRIVRMAEMTGVPVVGDMELFARAVQSLPERGRPKIVGITGTNGKSTTTALIGHILKQAGRDARIGGNIGTGVLDLAALHANAIYVLELSSYQLDLVKSLHCDVAVLLNISPDHLERHGGMEGYQAAKMRIFQNQTERDTAVVGFDDVITQSIAIGLAARGPGRVVQASSSYALGRGVSAVDGRLYDSTSGNAAFVGNLAECAALPGRHNHQNAAAAYAACRALGLDPQTIMEGLRTFPGLAHRMERVGEIEGVRFINDSKATNAQAAEQALKAYDNIYWIAGGVPKSDGIGPLTPYFPRINKAYLIGEAEEAFSAALKGKVPTQGCGTLENAVKAAFRDAKNSGIDNPVILLSPACASFDQFRDFEHRGDTFRSIVEAMMPTELRELA, from the coding sequence ATGATCCCGATCACGGAATACGCAGGAAGGGATGTTGCGGTGTTCGGCCTTGGCCGCACCGGCCTTTCCGCTGCCAAGGCCCTGAAGGCTGGCGGCGCGCGTGTTCATGCGTGGGACGATAATGAAGACACCCGCCGCCAGGCGGAGGCCGCAGGCCTGACCCTGTCCGACATCAACAAGCGCGACTGGCAGACTTTCGCCGCGCTGGTCCTGTCGCCGGGCATTCCCTACAAATTCCCGCAGCCGCACCGCATCGTGCGCATGGCCGAGATGACCGGCGTGCCCGTTGTCGGCGACATGGAGCTGTTCGCCCGCGCCGTGCAGAGCCTGCCGGAGCGCGGCCGCCCGAAAATTGTCGGCATCACCGGCACGAACGGCAAGTCGACAACGACTGCCCTCATCGGGCACATCCTGAAACAGGCGGGCCGCGATGCCCGGATCGGCGGGAACATCGGAACCGGCGTGCTGGACCTGGCTGCCCTGCATGCCAATGCGATCTATGTGCTGGAGCTCAGCTCCTACCAGCTGGATCTGGTGAAGAGCCTGCATTGCGATGTGGCCGTCCTGCTGAACATCAGCCCGGACCATCTGGAACGTCATGGCGGTATGGAAGGCTATCAGGCCGCCAAGATGCGGATCTTCCAGAACCAGACCGAGCGTGACACCGCTGTCGTCGGGTTCGATGATGTGATCACCCAGTCCATTGCCATCGGGCTTGCGGCCCGCGGGCCGGGACGTGTGGTGCAGGCCTCGTCCAGCTACGCGCTGGGCCGCGGTGTAAGTGCCGTAGACGGACGGCTCTACGATTCCACCAGCGGGAATGCCGCCTTCGTCGGAAACCTCGCTGAGTGTGCCGCGCTGCCGGGCAGGCACAATCATCAGAACGCCGCCGCCGCCTATGCCGCCTGCCGCGCGCTGGGCCTCGACCCGCAGACCATTATGGAAGGCCTCAGAACCTTCCCGGGCCTGGCGCACCGCATGGAGCGCGTGGGCGAGATCGAAGGCGTGCGCTTCATCAACGACTCCAAAGCGACAAATGCGCAGGCCGCAGAGCAGGCGCTGAAGGCTTACGACAATATTTACTGGATCGCCGGCGGCGTGCCGAAATCCGACGGCATCGGCCCGCTCACACCTTACTTTCCGCGCATCAACAAGGCCTATCTGATCGGCGAGGCGGAGGAAGCCTTCAGCGCCGCGCTGAAGGGCAAAGTGCCGACACAGGGCTGTGGAACCCTGGAAAATGCCGTGAAAGCGGCCTTCCGCGATGCCAAAAACTCTGGAATCGACAATCCGGTCATTCTTCTTTCACCAGCCTGTGCGAGCTTCGACCAGTTCCGCGATTTTGAGCACCGGGGCGATACGTTCCGGTCTATCGTGGAGGCGATGATGCCCACAGAGCTGAGGGAACTGGCTTGA